A window of Pseudomonadota bacterium contains these coding sequences:
- a CDS encoding substrate-binding domain-containing protein has protein sequence MRHLILSFALLLATAASAAEPPHLAQKPNLTILADESLMLPLAHIARAYADNDKTPLTIILKNATEAENQIEQGLEAHVMLTENHPLVERLAAQGLTDVSSTRAFARTQLALVTTNEMSKQFVAKRISFAATIYTTPGLPVFINAPGTAEGARAKLLLKGYEFSEALSSRAQVETSHEEILEAVRDGQGLGLILAADAVAQPDIAVLSLLPAEVSAPVTYEAVVLASESMGDAKGFTTFLASRQAQDILAHYGFQPPN, from the coding sequence ATGCGCCACCTCATCCTCAGCTTTGCCCTGCTGCTTGCCACCGCCGCCTCGGCCGCTGAGCCGCCGCACCTCGCGCAAAAGCCCAACCTCACCATCCTTGCCGATGAGAGCCTGATGCTGCCGCTCGCCCACATCGCGCGCGCCTATGCGGATAACGACAAAACGCCGCTGACCATCATCCTCAAAAACGCCACCGAGGCCGAAAACCAGATCGAGCAAGGGCTCGAAGCCCATGTCATGCTCACCGAAAACCACCCGCTGGTGGAGCGCCTCGCCGCACAGGGCCTCACGGATGTGTCGAGCACCCGCGCCTTCGCCCGCACCCAGCTCGCGCTTGTCACCACGAATGAGATGAGCAAGCAGTTCGTCGCCAAACGCATCTCGTTTGCGGCCACCATTTACACCACGCCCGGCCTGCCCGTCTTCATCAACGCGCCCGGCACGGCAGAAGGCGCGCGCGCCAAGCTGCTGCTCAAAGGTTACGAATTTTCCGAAGCGCTCAGCAGCCGCGCCCAAGTCGAAACCAGCCACGAGGAAATCCTCGAAGCCGTTCGCGATGGGCAAGGCCTCGGCCTCATCCTCGCTGCCGATGCGGTCGCTCAGCCCGACATCGCCGTGCTAAGCCTGTTGCCCGCCGAAGTCAGCGCGCCCGTGACTTATGAAGCCGTGGTCCTCGCCAGCGAATCCATGGGCGATGCCAAAGGCTTCACCACCTTCCTCGCCTCCCGCCAGGCGCAGGATATCCTCGCCCATTACGGCTTCCAGCCACCGAATTAA
- a CDS encoding AsmA family protein, whose product MKLRKIAKILGGLLALVIVVLLAIPMFVSAEYLKAQLVAQVKNATGRELIIKGDASLKIFPTIAVSVQDVTLGNPQGFSGAYFVHIDTLKTGAALKPLLSKRLSITGITVEGMDLKLEENANGAKNWDFANAKPAAKDDAAKPANDTAAKKASPLNGFSLGDVTLKDSAISMVKPGAKAMAVRAINLSISGADGSKALKVDGSAEYQNETVKLSVVLEKMQAFLGGKPSPLELSVALPAGSIGFKGNAHMGEALGADGALDVAVDDLPALLAWATAKPAAAGLPKKVTLKTALQVQNPKSLALNDLAFSADTLAAKGKLAVNLEGAVPSIRGALAMGALDLDALTGGAKAAPAAASAKADQPAAAASTGWSEAPLNMAGLRAVNANLDVTIGTLTSGKMTVSDITANVALSGGVMKLTLGNAALYSGTAKGVVTVDGSGAGMGLATNLNLAGIEIEPLMTAMSGASRLAGKAEVNLAITGRGASQRALVGTLGGNGGMKVRDGAIKGINIAQFLRSAKQGFVFGEHTSETTDFTELSASFTMAQGVLTSNDLAMKSPVLRLSGTGTVSLPPKTINYRLVPTLVGSLQGQGGKDGLSGIDVPLLITGPWSKPSITPDIAGMLKDPAKLKDNINAIGSSLRDYNSPKDIGRALLGGKTETAPAATPTTPATTTAPAAEPAKPTKQQKLEQGIGGLLNTLGK is encoded by the coding sequence ATGAAACTGCGCAAAATTGCTAAAATTCTGGGTGGGCTGCTGGCCCTTGTCATCGTCGTGTTGTTGGCGATCCCGATGTTTGTTTCGGCGGAATATCTGAAGGCGCAGCTGGTGGCGCAGGTGAAGAATGCGACCGGGCGCGAGCTGATCATCAAGGGCGATGCGTCGCTGAAAATTTTCCCGACCATCGCGGTGAGCGTGCAGGATGTGACGCTGGGCAATCCGCAAGGATTTTCGGGCGCGTATTTTGTGCATATCGACACGCTGAAAACGGGCGCGGCGCTGAAGCCGCTGCTGAGCAAACGGCTGAGCATCACGGGCATTACGGTGGAGGGCATGGACCTGAAACTGGAAGAAAATGCAAACGGCGCCAAGAACTGGGATTTTGCCAATGCCAAGCCAGCGGCGAAGGATGACGCGGCGAAACCGGCGAATGATACGGCCGCAAAAAAAGCCTCGCCGCTCAACGGGTTTTCGCTGGGCGATGTGACGCTGAAAGACAGCGCCATCAGCATGGTGAAGCCGGGCGCGAAAGCGATGGCGGTGCGCGCGATCAACCTCAGCATCAGCGGGGCGGATGGCAGCAAGGCGCTGAAGGTCGATGGCAGCGCGGAATATCAAAACGAGACGGTGAAATTGAGCGTTGTGCTCGAAAAAATGCAGGCGTTTTTGGGCGGCAAGCCATCGCCGCTGGAGCTTTCGGTGGCGCTACCGGCGGGCAGCATTGGCTTTAAGGGCAACGCCCATATGGGCGAGGCGCTGGGCGCGGATGGTGCGCTCGATGTGGCGGTGGATGACCTGCCCGCGTTGCTGGCATGGGCAACGGCCAAACCGGCGGCGGCCGGATTACCGAAAAAAGTGACGCTGAAAACGGCGCTGCAGGTGCAGAACCCGAAATCACTGGCGCTGAACGATCTTGCCTTCTCGGCGGATACGCTCGCGGCGAAGGGCAAGCTGGCGGTGAATCTGGAAGGCGCAGTGCCATCCATCCGCGGTGCGCTGGCGATGGGTGCGCTTGACCTTGATGCGCTGACGGGCGGTGCAAAAGCGGCACCGGCGGCAGCATCGGCAAAAGCGGATCAACCGGCTGCAGCGGCGTCTACGGGCTGGTCGGAAGCACCGCTGAATATGGCGGGCTTGCGGGCAGTGAATGCGAACCTTGATGTGACGATTGGCACGCTGACTTCGGGTAAAATGACGGTGAGCGATATTACGGCAAATGTTGCCCTGAGTGGCGGGGTGATGAAGCTGACACTCGGCAACGCGGCGCTGTATAGCGGCACGGCCAAAGGGGTGGTGACGGTGGATGGCAGCGGCGCGGGCATGGGCCTGGCGACCAACCTGAACCTCGCGGGCATTGAGATTGAGCCGCTGATGACCGCGATGAGCGGCGCCTCGCGCCTGGCCGGTAAGGCGGAGGTGAACCTTGCGATCACCGGCCGCGGCGCAAGCCAGCGCGCGCTGGTGGGCACGCTTGGCGGCAATGGCGGCATGAAAGTGCGCGACGGGGCGATCAAGGGCATCAACATTGCGCAATTCCTGCGCAGCGCAAAACAGGGGTTCGTGTTTGGCGAACATACCAGTGAGACGACGGATTTCACGGAGCTGTCAGCGAGCTTCACGATGGCGCAAGGCGTGCTGACCAGCAACGACCTGGCGATGAAATCGCCGGTGCTGCGCTTGTCGGGCACAGGCACGGTGAGCCTGCCACCGAAGACGATTAATTACCGGTTGGTGCCCACGCTGGTTGGCTCGCTGCAAGGCCAGGGTGGCAAGGATGGGTTGTCGGGCATCGATGTGCCGCTGCTGATTACCGGGCCGTGGAGCAAGCCATCCATCACGCCCGACATTGCGGGGATGCTGAAGGATCCGGCGAAGCTGAAGGACAACATCAACGCCATCGGCTCGAGCTTACGCGATTATAACAGCCCGAAAGATATTGGCCGGGCATTGCTGGGCGGCAAGACGGAAACGGCACCTGCCGCCACGCCTACGACGCCGGCCACCACCACGGCACCGGCGGCCGAACCCGCCAAGCCGACCAAACAGCAGAAGCTGGAGCAAGGCATCGGCGGGTTGCTCAACACGCTTGGGAAGTAG
- the tsaD gene encoding tRNA (adenosine(37)-N6)-threonylcarbamoyltransferase complex transferase subunit TsaD, with protein MRIVLGIESSCDETAMALVREDGTVLAHALATQRDDHAPYGGVVPEIAARAHLAQIDRLYRATMAEAGMTIAQVDAVAVTSGPGLIGGVMVGVMLAKAIAAAADKPLISINHLEGHALTVRLTDKVPFPYFLLLISGGHCQQLVVRGVGDYVRLGGTLDDALGEAFDKCAKMLGLPYPGGPELENAARLGNPKAYAFPRPLRGVAGCDFSFSGLKTAVRLVIEKEVARVGSLTPQIIHDVAASFQAAVLEVLDDRVGNALAMVTDTHGVRALAVAGGVAANQAIGDGLRQLAAAHGLPLVVAPPALCTDNGVMIAWAGMERLMAGVTDSLDIEPRARWPLTELAAV; from the coding sequence ATGCGAATAGTACTCGGAATCGAATCAAGCTGCGACGAAACCGCGATGGCGCTGGTGCGCGAGGATGGCACGGTGCTGGCGCATGCGCTCGCCACCCAACGCGACGACCACGCGCCGTATGGCGGCGTGGTGCCCGAGATTGCAGCGCGCGCGCATCTGGCGCAGATCGACCGGCTGTACCGCGCGACGATGGCGGAAGCGGGTATGACCATCGCGCAGGTGGATGCGGTGGCGGTGACCTCTGGCCCCGGCCTCATCGGCGGGGTGATGGTGGGGGTGATGCTGGCCAAGGCGATTGCGGCGGCGGCGGACAAACCGCTTATTTCGATCAACCATCTCGAAGGCCATGCGCTGACGGTGCGGCTGACGGATAAAGTGCCGTTTCCCTATTTCCTGCTGCTGATTTCCGGCGGGCATTGCCAGCAGCTGGTGGTGCGCGGGGTGGGGGATTATGTGCGCCTCGGCGGAACGCTGGATGATGCGCTCGGCGAAGCCTTCGACAAATGCGCGAAGATGCTGGGGCTGCCCTATCCCGGCGGGCCGGAGCTGGAAAACGCGGCCCGGCTTGGTAACCCCAAGGCCTATGCATTTCCGCGACCGCTGCGCGGGGTGGCGGGGTGTGATTTCTCGTTCTCGGGCCTGAAAACGGCGGTGCGGCTGGTGATCGAGAAAGAGGTGGCGCGCGTGGGATCGCTGACGCCGCAGATCATCCATGATGTGGCGGCGAGTTTTCAGGCGGCGGTGCTGGAGGTGCTGGATGATCGCGTCGGCAATGCGCTGGCGATGGTTACGGATACGCACGGCGTGCGCGCGCTTGCGGTGGCAGGCGGTGTGGCGGCCAATCAGGCGATCGGCGACGGCTTGCGGCAACTGGCGGCGGCGCACGGCTTGCCGCTGGTGGTGGCGCCGCCCGCGCTATGCACGGATAACGGCGTGATGATTGCCTGGGCAGGCATGGAGCGGTTGATGGCCGGGGTGACGGACAGCCTCGACATCGAGCCACGCGCCCGCTGGCCGCTGACTGAGCTGGCGGCGGTTTAA
- a CDS encoding ATP-binding cassette domain-containing protein, translating to MCKFYGAREVLHEVTLAIYPREIVTIVGPNGAGKTTLLKCLLGLDQPDYGQVTLAPGARIGYVPQHFRPQPSMPLDVKSFLKLYAPIQPELVEKLQVQSLMDHALHTLSGGELRRVLLLRALLKGPQLLVLDEPTQGVDVAGQGELYRLLKRLSEELGFAVLMVSHDLYVVMASTERVICLNHHICCEGTPQKVGGDASFRAMFGDELANQLALYHHHHTHAHGLADEAYPHTHHHDHTGHHHG from the coding sequence TTGTGCAAGTTTTACGGCGCGCGCGAGGTGCTGCACGAGGTGACGCTCGCCATCTATCCGCGCGAGATCGTGACGATTGTGGGCCCCAATGGCGCAGGAAAAACCACGCTGCTGAAATGCCTGCTCGGGCTCGACCAGCCCGATTACGGGCAGGTCACGCTCGCCCCCGGCGCACGCATTGGCTATGTGCCGCAGCATTTCCGCCCGCAGCCAAGCATGCCGCTGGATGTGAAAAGCTTCCTGAAACTCTATGCGCCGATCCAGCCGGAGCTGGTTGAAAAATTACAGGTGCAATCGCTGATGGATCACGCGCTGCATACGCTCTCGGGCGGTGAGCTGCGGCGGGTGCTGCTGCTGCGCGCGCTGCTCAAAGGCCCGCAGCTGCTGGTGCTGGATGAGCCGACACAAGGGGTCGATGTCGCCGGGCAAGGCGAGCTTTACCGCCTGCTGAAGCGGCTGAGCGAGGAACTGGGCTTCGCCGTGCTGATGGTCAGCCATGATCTGTATGTGGTGATGGCTTCGACCGAGCGAGTAATCTGCCTGAACCATCATATCTGCTGCGAGGGTACGCCACAGAAAGTCGGCGGTGATGCCTCCTTCCGCGCGATGTTTGGCGATGAATTGGCCAACCAGCTGGCGCTGTACCACCACCATCACACCCATGCCCACGGGCTGGCGGATGAGGCCTATCCGCACACCCACCACCACGACCACACGGGGCACCATCATGGATGA
- a CDS encoding heme biosynthesis HemY N-terminal domain-containing protein produces MIRFFAFLIVLGLAVLAGQWLLAHPGEVSVSWFGYDIILHTAVVVALLATLTVVVALLAVTVWQLLNWPTRRRARKQYLTLSSGLKQLTLGVTALAMGDEDAAHDALKKATLALPNDPLPQLLTAQLLQRQGKHEDARAQFRALMQHEVTAPLATRRLIEQHVASREWLQATKLAEEARAHARKDRWLILTLIGLYAREKNTIDMLALTEGWQWQSPLSKEERHRYAALAHYLAADAQKNPHLRAQHLRHAVGYAPEFLPAIIAYATALQAEGELRRARKHLRAAWEKAPSIPLIAPILHTLAEESPRAQLRLLKPFLKGPQSVAHHLLAAQQAFDVDELPRAKIALEQSLAIEETKAACTLMAAIEKDLRGVDAANGWLARAVDAPAAESWICLSCGASHSAWQTHCSSCQSFDTLRYERPEQRITSVELPATL; encoded by the coding sequence ATGATCCGCTTTTTCGCCTTCCTGATTGTCCTTGGCCTCGCCGTCCTCGCCGGCCAGTGGCTGCTCGCCCATCCGGGGGAAGTTTCCGTCAGCTGGTTTGGTTATGACATCATCCTGCACACCGCGGTCGTCGTCGCGTTGCTGGCCACTCTCACCGTCGTGGTCGCGCTGCTGGCCGTCACCGTCTGGCAGCTGCTGAACTGGCCCACCCGCCGCCGCGCCCGCAAGCAATACCTCACCTTGTCGAGCGGTCTCAAGCAGCTCACCCTCGGCGTCACCGCCCTTGCCATGGGCGACGAAGACGCCGCGCACGACGCCCTCAAAAAAGCCACCCTCGCCTTGCCGAACGACCCGCTGCCGCAATTGCTCACCGCGCAGCTGCTCCAGCGTCAGGGCAAGCACGAGGACGCCCGCGCCCAGTTCCGCGCGCTGATGCAGCACGAAGTCACCGCGCCGCTGGCCACCCGTCGCCTCATCGAGCAGCATGTCGCCAGCCGTGAATGGCTACAAGCCACCAAGCTGGCCGAAGAGGCCCGCGCCCATGCGCGCAAAGACCGCTGGCTCATCCTCACCCTCATCGGGCTCTATGCGCGCGAGAAAAACACGATCGACATGCTCGCGCTCACCGAAGGCTGGCAATGGCAATCGCCTCTGAGCAAGGAAGAGCGCCACCGTTACGCCGCCCTCGCCCATTATCTCGCGGCGGATGCGCAAAAAAACCCGCATCTGCGCGCCCAGCACCTGCGCCACGCCGTGGGTTACGCGCCGGAATTCCTGCCCGCTATCATCGCCTATGCCACCGCCCTGCAGGCCGAAGGCGAGCTGCGCCGCGCCCGCAAGCACCTGCGCGCCGCGTGGGAAAAGGCACCGAGCATCCCGCTCATCGCCCCCATTCTGCACACGCTGGCGGAGGAATCCCCGCGCGCGCAACTGCGCCTGCTCAAGCCGTTCCTGAAAGGCCCGCAAAGCGTTGCCCACCACCTGCTTGCCGCCCAGCAAGCCTTCGATGTGGATGAGCTGCCGCGCGCCAAAATCGCGCTCGAACAGTCGCTCGCGATCGAGGAAACCAAAGCTGCCTGCACGCTTATGGCCGCCATTGAAAAGGATTTGCGCGGCGTCGATGCCGCCAATGGCTGGCTCGCCCGCGCGGTCGATGCGCCCGCCGCCGAAAGCTGGATCTGCCTTTCCTGCGGCGCCAGCCACAGCGCCTGGCAGACCCACTGCAGCAGCTGCCAGTCCTTCGACACACTCCGCTACGAGCGCCCCGAACAGCGCATCACCAGCGTCGAGCTTCCGGCAACCCTGTGA
- the hemC gene encoding hydroxymethylbilane synthase: protein MSRPIRIGTRASKLARTQAQMLCEALLAADPSLTLETHAMTTAGDRELHKQLTDWGYKGLFTKELEDALLNDEIDLAVHSMKDMPSILPEGLILAGMLERADVRDAWVSPHHPSLDALPHGAVVGTSSARRAAQLLHIRPDVQIVPLRGNVETRLRKLDEGVASATFLASAGLQRLGLSAHIRDAIAPERMLPAVAQGAIGIECRADRADIIARIAAISHADTTTALTAERAMLLLLDGSCRTPIAGLAVLHGDQLTLRGEVLSLDGKIRHHHQLTGSARDAQTIGITLGTQLRAMAGDALLQHA from the coding sequence ATGTCGCGTCCTATTCGTATCGGCACCCGTGCCAGCAAACTCGCCCGCACGCAAGCGCAAATGCTCTGCGAAGCCTTGCTCGCCGCCGATCCGTCGCTCACCCTCGAAACCCACGCGATGACCACCGCCGGTGACCGCGAGCTGCACAAACAGCTCACCGATTGGGGCTATAAAGGCCTCTTCACCAAAGAACTCGAAGACGCGCTGCTGAACGACGAGATCGACCTCGCCGTCCATTCGATGAAAGATATGCCCAGCATCCTGCCCGAAGGCCTCATCCTCGCCGGCATGCTCGAACGCGCCGATGTGCGCGATGCCTGGGTCAGCCCCCACCACCCCTCGCTTGATGCGTTGCCCCATGGCGCTGTCGTTGGCACCTCTTCCGCCCGCCGCGCCGCGCAGCTGCTGCATATTCGCCCGGATGTGCAGATTGTCCCCTTACGCGGCAATGTGGAAACCCGCTTGCGCAAGCTGGATGAAGGTGTCGCCAGCGCCACTTTCCTCGCCAGCGCCGGGTTGCAGCGGCTTGGCCTGAGTGCCCATATCCGCGACGCCATTGCGCCGGAACGCATGCTGCCCGCCGTCGCGCAAGGTGCCATCGGCATTGAATGCCGCGCCGACCGGGCGGATATTATCGCCCGCATCGCCGCGATCAGCCATGCCGATACCACGACCGCCCTCACCGCCGAGCGCGCCATGCTGCTGCTGCTCGATGGCTCCTGCCGCACCCCCATCGCGGGCCTTGCAGTGCTGCACGGCGATCAGCTCACCCTGCGCGGCGAAGTGCTTTCGCTGGATGGAAAAATCCGCCACCATCACCAGCTGACAGGCAGCGCGCGGGATGCGCAAACCATTGGCATCACGCTTGGCACGCAGCTGCGCGCCATGGCCGGCGACGCGTTGTTGCAACATGCCTAA
- the gatB gene encoding Asp-tRNA(Asn)/Glu-tRNA(Gln) amidotransferase subunit GatB produces the protein MGTPYRVKGNTGDWEVVIGLEVHAQITSESKLFSGAAVGFGAETNQNVSFVDAGMPGMLPVINEKCIEQAVRTGLGLGAQINLTSVFDRKNYFYADLPQGYQISQFLDPIVGKGELIIDLAGGEQRTIGVTRLHLEQDAGKSLHEHSPKFTFIDLNRSGVALMEIVSEPDMRSPEEAGAYLKKLRTIVQYLGTCDGDMDKGNLRCDANISVRKPGAELGTRCEIKNVNSVKFVMKAIEFEAQRQVEIIEAGGVIEQETRLFDATTGETRTMRSKENAHDYRYFPDPDLLPLIFTQEYVDAIRATLPELPDQKRARYVADLGLSPYDAGVLVAEKATTEYFERLSATHDPKLVSNWMTGELFGRLNKLGVDIEQSPISSEQLGGLLALIEDNTISGKIAKTVFEQMCETGKPAKQIVADEGLVQVTDTGAIDAAIDAVMAENADKLAEYRSGKDKLFGFFVGQVMKATGGKANPAMLNDLLKKKLS, from the coding sequence ATGGGTACGCCATACCGCGTGAAGGGTAACACCGGCGACTGGGAAGTGGTCATCGGGCTTGAGGTGCATGCGCAGATTACCTCGGAGTCGAAATTATTTTCCGGCGCAGCCGTGGGCTTTGGCGCGGAGACCAACCAGAATGTGAGCTTCGTGGATGCGGGCATGCCCGGAATGCTGCCGGTGATCAACGAAAAATGCATCGAGCAGGCGGTGCGCACGGGGCTTGGCCTTGGCGCGCAGATCAACCTGACCTCGGTGTTCGATCGCAAGAATTATTTCTACGCGGATTTGCCGCAGGGCTACCAGATTTCGCAGTTCCTCGACCCGATTGTCGGCAAGGGCGAACTCATTATCGATCTGGCGGGTGGCGAGCAACGAACGATTGGCGTGACGCGGCTGCATCTGGAGCAGGATGCGGGTAAATCGTTGCATGAGCATAGCCCGAAATTTACGTTCATCGATCTCAACCGCTCGGGCGTGGCGCTGATGGAGATTGTCTCGGAGCCGGATATGCGCTCGCCGGAAGAGGCGGGGGCGTACCTCAAGAAATTGCGCACGATTGTGCAGTATCTGGGCACGTGCGATGGCGATATGGATAAGGGCAATTTGCGCTGCGATGCGAATATTTCCGTGCGCAAACCGGGGGCAGAGCTTGGCACACGCTGCGAAATCAAGAACGTGAACTCGGTGAAATTCGTCATGAAAGCGATCGAGTTCGAGGCGCAGCGTCAGGTGGAAATCATCGAGGCGGGCGGCGTAATCGAGCAGGAAACGCGGCTGTTCGATGCCACGACCGGCGAGACGCGCACCATGCGCAGCAAGGAAAACGCGCATGATTATCGCTATTTCCCGGACCCGGATTTGCTGCCGCTGATTTTCACGCAGGAATATGTGGATGCGATCCGCGCGACGTTGCCAGAGCTGCCTGACCAGAAACGCGCGCGCTACGTCGCGGATCTTGGCCTCTCGCCGTATGATGCGGGCGTGCTGGTGGCGGAAAAAGCGACGACGGAATATTTCGAGCGGCTGAGCGCGACGCATGATCCCAAACTGGTGAGCAACTGGATGACGGGCGAGCTGTTCGGGCGGCTGAACAAGCTGGGTGTGGACATCGAGCAATCGCCAATTTCTTCCGAGCAGCTGGGCGGCTTGCTGGCGCTGATCGAGGACAACACCATCAGCGGCAAAATCGCCAAGACCGTGTTCGAGCAGATGTGCGAAACCGGCAAACCGGCGAAGCAAATCGTCGCGGATGAAGGCCTCGTGCAGGTGACGGATACTGGCGCGATTGACGCGGCGATTGACGCGGTGATGGCGGAGAACGCCGACAAGCTGGCGGAATATCGTTCGGGCAAGGATAAGCTGTTTGGCTTCTTTGTCGGCCAGGTGATGAAAGCCACCGGCGGCAAAGCCAACCCGGCGATGTTGAACGATTTGCTGAAGAAGAAGCTGAGCTAG
- a CDS encoding zinc ABC transporter substrate-binding protein, translated as MVSQAAIAGPLFPKVVVTIPPLVPYTDAILGSAGDAESLLRPGQDPHSFALAPSQARMLDAADIVIIPDLDMSPFLKRVLASKPKLQVIELSKLPGAEPLPYAKDNPWIAAVKKAGGDKPEAAPTASKPVAVEKAPAIPVNDPHLWLDPERMAAIAAPLAAAIADHAPEMRPTLSANAATLSAHLRGEVIPALREILQPRERNIGVYSKPEIAFITYHAAYQYFLTRFGIAHQGEIMSRPEDYIGAKTLDTLLTTAKSIRLRCIIGEQSTPLVERIATYSGAKIILLSPEQNVTRAQVDALDWIHNDYDRLLYKTAKSFGECL; from the coding sequence ATGGTTTCGCAAGCGGCCATTGCAGGCCCGCTGTTCCCAAAGGTCGTCGTCACCATCCCCCCGCTTGTGCCATATACGGACGCTATTCTCGGCAGTGCCGGCGATGCCGAGAGCCTGCTGCGCCCGGGTCAGGACCCGCACAGCTTCGCCCTTGCCCCCTCGCAGGCGCGCATGCTGGATGCGGCGGATATCGTGATTATCCCGGATCTGGATATGAGCCCGTTCCTCAAGCGCGTGCTTGCCAGCAAGCCGAAGCTTCAGGTGATCGAGCTGAGCAAGCTCCCTGGCGCCGAGCCGCTGCCGTATGCGAAGGACAACCCATGGATTGCCGCCGTCAAGAAGGCCGGGGGCGATAAACCCGAGGCCGCACCAACCGCAAGCAAGCCGGTGGCGGTTGAAAAAGCGCCCGCCATACCCGTCAACGACCCCCATCTCTGGCTCGACCCCGAGCGCATGGCCGCCATCGCTGCCCCGCTGGCGGCGGCCATCGCCGACCATGCGCCGGAAATGCGGCCGACCCTCAGCGCCAATGCAGCCACCCTCAGCGCCCACTTGCGCGGCGAGGTTATTCCCGCCTTGCGCGAGATCCTGCAACCGCGCGAGCGCAACATCGGCGTTTACAGCAAACCGGAAATCGCCTTCATCACCTACCATGCGGCGTATCAGTATTTCCTGACCCGTTTTGGCATTGCCCATCAGGGCGAAATCATGAGCCGCCCGGAGGATTACATCGGCGCGAAGACGCTCGACACGCTGCTCACCACCGCCAAATCCATCCGCCTGCGTTGCATCATTGGCGAGCAATCGACCCCGCTGGTCGAGCGCATCGCCACCTATAGCGGTGCGAAAATCATCCTGCTCAGCCCGGAACAAAATGTCACCCGCGCGCAGGTGGATGCGCTGGATTGGATCCACAATGATTACGACCGGCTGCTCTATAAAACGGCGAAATCCTTTGGGGAATGCCTATAA
- a CDS encoding uroporphyrinogen-III synthase — MPNRPRIWLTRPLADSEHFAGQLAAHHIQSIIAPVMHIEHVPLAVEDFGPKPTALLLTSRHAAQALGVMPPAWRNLPAYCVGHATAQAAHAMGFTHTIEGESDVLALLPRIAQETNISSRILYLAGEETRADIPTLLGAQGIHVTNLIAYRASAASALSNDLIDALRHGRVQGIMLFSPRSATLAVQLLAHHHLSDTMKTVEAYCLSLNVAATAAALGCKRLHTCHSPTADAMRDLIVSLAPQTMV, encoded by the coding sequence ATGCCTAACCGTCCGCGCATCTGGCTCACCCGCCCGCTGGCCGATAGCGAACATTTCGCCGGGCAGCTCGCGGCCCATCACATTCAATCCATCATCGCGCCGGTCATGCATATCGAGCATGTGCCACTCGCGGTGGAGGATTTTGGCCCCAAACCGACCGCCCTGCTGCTCACCAGCCGCCACGCCGCGCAGGCGCTGGGCGTCATGCCGCCCGCATGGCGCAACCTGCCTGCCTATTGCGTCGGCCACGCCACCGCGCAGGCCGCGCACGCCATGGGCTTCACCCACACGATCGAAGGCGAGAGCGACGTGCTCGCCCTGCTGCCACGCATCGCGCAGGAAACCAATATCAGCAGCCGCATCCTCTACCTCGCCGGGGAGGAAACCCGCGCCGATATCCCGACCCTGCTCGGCGCGCAGGGCATCCATGTCACCAACCTTATTGCTTATCGCGCCAGCGCCGCCAGTGCCCTCAGCAACGACCTCATCGACGCGCTGCGCCATGGCCGCGTGCAGGGCATCATGCTGTTTTCGCCGCGCAGCGCCACGCTTGCGGTGCAGCTGCTCGCCCACCACCATCTCAGCGATACGATGAAAACCGTAGAGGCCTATTGCCTCAGCCTGAATGTGGCCGCCACCGCAGCGGCGCTGGGCTGCAAGCGCCTGCACACCTGCCACAGCCCGACCGCCGATGCGATGCGTGATTTGATTGTTTCACTCGCCCCCCAAACGATGGTATAA
- a CDS encoding HupE/UreJ family protein, with product MSSRRFILVTMVLFILGTLPFIIIQPTAAASAGLNLGFSAPLEHAAVLALLTLVGICAALLPRDGLLLMPIAFTLMIMVGGSLALDVAHYPGLRYFILGAILCMGLLVGMAREKLTVLTLLILGSLGFHLGGFYMQSVPAIATPMYYLLGVLLSLGMVLAISVAFGVTLFGDNEATWERIKQSPRVAFIRGVFL from the coding sequence ATGTCGAGTCGGCGATTTATCCTCGTGACGATGGTGCTGTTTATTCTCGGCACGCTGCCGTTTATCATTATTCAACCCACGGCGGCGGCCAGCGCCGGGCTCAACCTTGGTTTCAGCGCGCCGCTGGAACATGCGGCGGTGCTGGCACTGCTGACGCTGGTGGGCATTTGTGCGGCGCTGCTGCCGCGCGACGGGCTGCTGCTGATGCCAATCGCCTTCACGCTGATGATTATGGTTGGCGGCTCGCTGGCGCTGGATGTCGCGCATTATCCCGGCCTGCGCTATTTCATCCTCGGTGCAATTTTATGCATGGGCCTGCTGGTCGGCATGGCGCGTGAAAAACTGACGGTGCTGACGCTGCTGATCCTTGGCTCGCTTGGCTTCCATCTTGGCGGGTTTTATATGCAATCCGTGCCGGCGATTGCGACGCCGATGTATTACCTGCTGGGCGTGTTACTGTCGCTGGGCATGGTGCTCGCCATTTCGGTGGCGTTCGGCGTGACGCTGTTTGGCGATAACGAGGCGACATGGGAACGCATCAAGCAATCCCCGCGCGTGGCGTTTATTCGCGGCGTGTTTTTATAG